The following proteins are co-located in the Hydractinia symbiolongicarpus strain clone_291-10 chromosome 7, HSymV2.1, whole genome shotgun sequence genome:
- the LOC130649072 gene encoding uncharacterized protein LOC130649072: MVRFYWLLIVVLAAFVAPLLAEKNCTWQNTVVYGQFIKTIRLTHPAGVVVTWEVEKGTSNITIAHNSHVSHNITYKNDEMILKVKLPKKAMATTINVNKWITCFMIFFCGWLINKRYAVLIGVIVLSTATFVLPATPTDCSNPRIHVKAPFDYMEKLCVNEKKCFEIKCTLSDLPQSYSVIPSDNKIMFKDEYCSIRKPEYWDDWVLHYFKSANNSESLYLADFDGDALVNIIEYYGNQSFIEKDKARTRRNVINVEELGTNPLNPDSDGDLLLDGFEYFNNMSPVKKDDLNADADGDGLSNLKEQILRTDPLNPDTDGDGALDGAEVKNNADPRDPIDRGMPPPDTQDVLIRITIGDHSGSHSERYVMHVGEVSHQSPGFGLVGFGDYNFKPGSYPITIQHVGTNLNTPDYDYRASVTKVGGQGKITVQDPQRILGFHHESTYDYTKGKSATLIVEGDCTEEKKATDCSCIKACEECRAKKKCYWNKSYCRDKKFLDDIIPIPNILFLTAANCACEKCQKWAEREKRDNAWLLDLNKNFKCPCKVRKNPWYKLGWEAIDNPSNKDWEIDGACIGSGLPGCWYFHPGADGCLRSSATSQYGARQQCCYDKRGTLLRPGHPGAGTPDKSVENHKEDDVEPYAWCCKDCDKKDSCDRYIKQARAGDASHCT, translated from the exons ATGGTACGATTTTATTG GTTGTTGATAGTAGTGTTGGCAGCTTTTGTTGCCCCACTTCTAGCTGAAAAAAATTGCACATGGCAAAATACAGTTGTTTATGGACAATTTATCAAAACCATTCGCCTCACACACCCTGCAGGAGTGGTAGTTACCTGGGAAGTTGAAAAAGGAACCAGTAACATCACAATCGCGCATAACAGCCATGTATCACACAACATTACGTACAAAAACGatgaaatgattttaaaagtaaaactccctaaaaaagctaTGGCAACAACTATTAATGTCAACAAATGGATCACGTGTTTCATGATATTCTTTTGTGGTTGGTTAATAAATAAGCGATACGCAGTTTTAATTGGTGTGATTGTATTGTCAACTGCTACTTTCGTACTGCCAGCTACACCGACTGATTGTTCGAATCCTCGAATACACGTCAAAGCTCCATTCGATTACATGGAAAAATTATGTGTCAACGAGAAAAAATGTTTCGAAATAAAATGCACATTGTCTGATCTACCTCAGAGTTACAGTGTGATTCCATCAGATAATAAAATCATGTTCAAAGATGAATACTGTTCAATTAGAAAGCCAGAATATTGGGATGATTGGGTTCTTCACTATTTCAAATCAGCAAATAACAGTGAGAGTTTATACCTTGCTGATTTTGATGGAGATGCTCTTGTTAATATCATCGAATATTATGGAAACCAATCCTTCATTGAAAAAGACAAAGCCCGAACACGAAGAAATGTCATCAATGTTGAAGAACTTGGTACAAATCCATTAAATCCAGATTCTGATGGCGATCTTCTGCTTGACGGATTTGAATATTTCAATAACATGAGTCCAGTGAAAAAGGACGATTTAAATGCAGATGCTGATGGTGATGGgttgtcaaatttaaaagaacaaaTTCTCAGAACTGATCCTCTAAATCCAGACACTGATGGTGACGGAGCTTTGGACGGGGCTGAAGTAAAAAATAATGCTGACCCTCGAGATCCAATTGATAGAGGGATGCCACCTCCAGATACCCAAGACGTATTAATTAGAATTACAATTGGTGACCACAGCGGAAGTCATTCAGAAAGGTATGTAATGCATGTGGGAGAAGTATCTCATCAATCTCCTGGATTTGGTTTAGTTGGTTTCGGAGATTATAATTTCAAGCCTGGTTCCTATCCAATCACAATACAGCACGTGGGAACAAATCTTAATACACCGGATTACGACTATAGAGCTTCGGTTACAAAAGTTGGAGGTCAAGGAAAAATCACTGTTCAAGATCCTCAAAGAATTCTTGGGTTTCATCATGAAAGTACTTATGATTATACCAAAGGGAAAAGTGcaacattgatagtggaaggagaTTGTACCGAGGAAAAGAAAGCAACTGATTGCTCGTGCATAAAAGCATGTGAAGAATGTCGCGCAAAGAAAAAGTGTTATTGGAATAAATCTTACTGCAGAGATAAAAAATTTCTTGACGATATTATTCCTATCCCAAATATTCTCTTTTTAACAGCGGCTAATTGCGCTTGTGAAAAGTGCCAGAAATGGGCCGAACGTGAAAAGAGGGATAATGCGTGGTTGCTTGATTtaaataagaattttaaatGTCCATGCAAAGTCAGAAAAAATCCATGGTACAAATTGGGATGGGAAGCAATTGACAACCCATCCAACAAAGACTGGGAAATAGACGGTGCTTGTATCGGTAGCGGACTTCCAGGATGCTGGTACTTCCACCCAGGAGCTGATGGCTGTCTCCGCTCTTCTGCTACAAGTCAATATGGAGCCAGACAACAGTGTTGTTACGATAAACGTGGAACTTTGTTACGGCCTGGTCACCCTGGAGCAGGAACACCTGATAAATCTGTGGAAAACCATAAAGAAGACGATGTAGAGCCATATGCGTGGTGTTGCAAAGATTGTGATAAAAAAGATAGCTGTGATCGATACATCAAACAAGCAAGAGCAGGTGATGCTTCTCACTGCACTTAA